One region of Armigeres subalbatus isolate Guangzhou_Male chromosome 3, GZ_Asu_2, whole genome shotgun sequence genomic DNA includes:
- the LOC134222017 gene encoding LOW QUALITY PROTEIN: uncharacterized protein LOC134222017 (The sequence of the model RefSeq protein was modified relative to this genomic sequence to represent the inferred CDS: inserted 1 base in 1 codon), whose protein sequence is MLTTASERMVTSSNLAVSACDDDDDGKCKLDSRTGFPGSKSQAHITKRPAGHCGQTPKGKPDRHGWTRVAKEQNGTIQKCLPADPPTEEGQPSSRPTTLMLAKHRTRSSIMLIFLCLMTEARVDVRRIDHLPYSGLARIQITSHYYVHHFNVTSLKAHVDSLRNQFDQLKINQFTPLTLQKFDEIHQTLKNLAPSRRHKRWDSLGTGWKFIAGSPDANDLKIINSSINELVSNNNQQIRINRALNLQMKELVYKTKDAIELSNAKSLEIYSLNIFLNLKYLAEKLEQIVDSISLAKAGILNEKILSQDEIEILYQDLSKQNITLHNVLEALNLADTTIATNSKELTLLIKTPILDTRIFNKIHVFPVTASHQQIHLTRRNYLHHETGSYIVNSLEATIYKVHQIEADKSKCVPNLLSGQQACCRYTMNPPSEEVKFITDENIMLNSXQNISFASNCGIGNRTLSGTFLISFHDCEVIINNISYSNTIQNIAGSPIQLPLDGLAIQKQFTIANLSLEHLHGLHLEMRKEMEYIRLNNTSIQWPSWPIFGGILSLPCMIIGIAILLKIFSNRSATLKIQASNATIKQEPIVDIQPRIKPTTLMDVIQTEPHLSGRDELATKLPQRW, encoded by the exons acgatgacgacggaaAGTGCAAGT TGGATTCCAGGACCGGTTTCCCTGGTTCAAAGAGCCAGGCACATATCACAAAGCGACCTGCAGGACACTGTGGACAAACTCCAAAAGGAAAACCCGATCGGCACGGCTGGACCAGAGTAGCGAAGGAGCAAAACGGAACAATCCAAAAGTGCCTGCCTGCAGATCCCCCGACTGAGGAAGGACAGCCATCATCAAGACCAACGACCCTAATGTTGGCCAAACACAGGACCAGGTCCTCTAT AAtgttaatatttttgtgtctaaTGACAGAAGCAAGAGTGGATGTTAGAAGAATAGATCATTTACCATATTCAGGATTAGCAAGAATTCAAATTACGTCCCATTACTATGTTCATCATTTCAATGTTACCTCTCTGAAAGCTCATGTCGACAGTCTTAGGAATCAATTTGATCAATTGAAAATCAACCAATTCACACCACTCACTTTacaaaaatttgatgaaattcaTCAAACACTAAAAAACTTGGCCCCTTCTAGGAGACATAAGCGCTGGGATAGTCTAGGAACAGGTTGGAAGTTCATTGCAGGAAGTCCGGACGCAAACGacttaaaaataataaactctTCCATTAACGAACTTGTTAGCAACAATAATCAACAGATTAGAATAAATAGGGCACTTAATTTGCAAATGAAGGAACTTGTTTACAAAACCAAGGATGCAATAGAACTTTCGAATGCTAAATCATTAGAGATTTATTcactaaatatttttcttaactTAAAATATCTAGCGGAAAAATTAGAACAGATTGTTGATAGTATATCTTTAGCTAAAGCCGGGATTTTGAACGAAAAAATACTAAGTCAggatgaaattgaaatattgtacCAAGATTTATCCAAGCAAAATATTACACTTCACAATGTCTTGGAAGCACTAAACCTTGCAGATACAACGATCGCCACCAACAGCAAGGAGCTGACTTTACTGATAAAAACCCCCATCTTGGATACGAGGATTTTCAACAAGATTCACGTCTTCCCCGTCACTGCTAGTCACCAGCAAATCCATTTGACTAGAAGAAACTATTTGCATCATGAAACTGGTAGCTACATCGTGAATTCGTTAGAGGCAACTATATACAAAGTCCACCAAATAGAAGCGGACAAATCCAAATGTGTACCAAACCTTCTCTCTGGACAGCAGGCATGCTGCAGATACACCATGAACCCACCTAGTGAGGAAGTAAAATTTATAACTGACGAAAACATCATGTTGAACT AACAAAACATATCCTTCGCATCAAATTGTGGAATCGGTAACCGTACGTTATCTGGAACATTTTTGATATCATTTCACGATTGCGAAGTAATCATCAACAACATCAGCTATTCTAATACCATACAGAATATAGCTGGAAGTCCAATACAGCTGCCATTGGACGGTCTTGCAATACAAAAGCAATTTACAATAGCAAACCTCAGTTTGGAACATCTACATGGTTTGCATCTAGAGATGAGAAAGGAAATGGAGTACATTCGATTGAACAACACCAGCATCCAGTGGCCTTCGTGGCCcatttttggaggaatcctCTCCCTCCCCTGCATGATAATCGGTATcgcaattcttttgaaaattttctccaaCAGATCAGCTACCTTGAAGATACAAGCATCTAACGCCACAATCAAAC